The sequence ATCCATCCAACCGGCCTGCGCCTGGGGATTACCCAGGATCACCGCTCGCGTTGGTACGCCCCCAGCAAGACCTATCCAATCCTGCTTCAAGAAGACGACCGCATTCGCAAGTTCGTCCACAAGAAGTACGGAGCCGCAGGCATCAGCGACGTGCTGATTGCTCGCAAGGCCGATCAACTGGAAGTTGAACTCAAGACCGCCCGCCCCGGCGTGCTCGTTGGCCGTCAGGGCAGCGGCATTGAGGAGCTGCGTACTGGCATTCAGAAAACTCTCGGTGATGCCAACCGTCAGGTTCGCATCAACGTGGTGGAGGTAGAGCGAGTCGATGCCGACTCGTTCTTGCTGGCCGAATACATCGCTCAGCAACTGGAAAAGCGCGTTGCCTTCCGCCGCGTCATCCGCATGGCCGTGCAACGGGCCCAGCGGGCTGGCGTGCTCGGCCTGAAAATCATGGTGGCCGGCCGCCTCAATGGCGCCGAGATCGCCCGGACCGAATGGACCCGGGAAGGTCGCGTGCCCCTGCACACCCTGCGTGCCGACATCGACTACGCAACCAAGCTGGCCAGCACCACCTACGGAGTGCTGGGCATCAAGGTGTGGATTTTCAAAGGCGAGGTGCTGCCTGGCCAGAAAGAGCAGCTGCCCGTGGGTGCTGCGCCCCGCCGCCGGACCAGCCGGCAGCCGCAACAGTTTGAAGACCGCTCTAACAAAGAGTGATCCGGAGCCCTGAATCATGCTGAGTCCAAGACGCGTCAAATTCCGCAAACAACAGCGAGGCCGCATGCGCGGTGTCGCTACCCGGGGCAACACGATTGCCTTCGGAGAGTTTGCACTGCAGGCCCAGGAATGTGGCTGGATCACCTCCCGCCAGATTGAAGCCAGCCGCCGAGCCATGACCCGCCACGTCAAACGCGGCGGCAAAATCTGGATCCGGATCTTCCCTGACAAACCAGTCACGATGCGCGCCGCCGAAACCCGTATGGGTTCCGGTAAGGGCAACCCGGAATTCTGGGTGGCCGTTATCAAACCGGGGCGCATTCTGTTTGAAATGGGTGGTGCTGAAATCACCCCCGAGATCGCCAAGGAAGCCATGCGCCTGGCGCAGTTCAAGCTTCCCCTCAAGACCAAATTCCTGAGCCTGGCGGATCAGGAAAATGCAGCCCCAGTGGAGGCCTGACCGATGGCAAAACCCAACATCGCCGAGGTGCGCAAGCTCACCGGTGAACAGATCAACGAACAGGTCAACGCCACCCGGCGTGAACTGTTTGAGTTGCGCTTCCAGCAAGCCACCCGCCGGCTGGAAAATACTCACCGCTTCAAGCAGGCTCGCATCAAGCTGGCCCACCTGATGACGGTGCAGCAGGAGCAGCAACGCTCCGCCGCCACGGCTGCTTCAGCCTCCTGATACCCCCTCGATCCCCATGGCACTCAAGGAAAGGGTCGGCACCGTCGTCAGCGACAAGATGGACAAAACGGTGGTGGTGGCGGTGGAAAACCGCTTCCCCCATCCCATCTATCAAAAGACGGTCAGCCGCACCACCCGTTACAAAGCCCACGATGAAGCGAACAGCTGCAAAGTGGGTGACCGGGTTCGCATCACCGAGACCCGCCCGCTCAGTCGCACCAAGCGCTGGACCGTGGCCGAAGTTCTCACCAACAGCACCGCCGGTTGAGGAGAACTCCTAATGATCCAACAAGAAACCTATTTAAACGTCGCTGATAACAGCGGCGCCAAGCGCATCCAATGCATCCGGGTGCTCGGCACCAACCGTCGCTACGCCCACGTTGGCGACGTGATCGTGGCAGCCGTCAAAGATGCCATGCCCAATATGGGCGTGAAAAAATCGGATGTGGTCAAGGCCGTAGTGGTGCGCACCAAAGCCACCCTGCGCCGTGACACCGGCAATTCAATCCGGTTTGACGACAACGCAGCCGTGATCTTGGGTAACGACAACAACCCCAAGGGAACCCGAGTCTTCGGCCCGGTTGCCCGTGAACTGCGCGAGCGCAACTTCACCAAGATCGTTTCCCTCGCCCCGGAGGTCATCTGAAATGGCGACCGCAACTCCCAAGGCAAAACCCGCTGAGCGCATCAAGATGCGCCTCAAAAAGGGTGACACCGTCCAGCTGATCTCCGGCAAGGACAAGGGCAAAACCGGAGAGGTGCTACGCACCCTTCCCTATGAAAATCGTGTCGTAGTGCAAGGAGTAAACCTGCGCACCCGCCACGTCAAGCCAACCCAGGAAGGCGAGAGTGGCCGCATCGTCACCGAGGAAGCCTCTGTGCATGCCTCGAATGTGATGCTCTACTCCAGCTCAAAACAGGTGGCAAGCCGCGTCGAAATCGTGGTGGAGAAAGACGGCACTAAAAAGCGTCGCCTCAAGAAGACAGGAGAAATCCTCGATTGAGCTCCAGAAGCGTGCCTTGCGATCGCTCGCACAGGCCCCGCCAACTTCAACTCCAGTCCCTGTCAGCCTTCTGACCCAGACCAGAAGCGCACCCCCCTCTCCCCGTCATGTCACTGAAAAAGCGCTACCGGGAGTCGATTCAGCCCATACTCCTCAAGGACCTGAATCTCTCCAATATTCACGAAGTTCCCAAGGTGGTGAAAGTCACCATCAACAGGGGCCTCGGTGAAGCCGCCCAGAATGCCAAAGCCCTCGAGGCCTCAATCACCGAACTGGCTACAATCACTGGCCAAAAAGTGGTGGTGACTCGAGCCAAAAAGGCAATCGCTGGCTTCAAAATTCGCCAGGGGATGCCAATCGGTGTCGCCGTCACCCTGCGTGGTGAGCGGATGTATGCCTTCCTGGAGCGCCTGATCAATCTTGCTCTGCCCCGCATCCGCGACTTCCGCGGTGTGAGCCCCAAGAGCTTTGACGGCCGGGGGAATTACACCCTGGGGATCCGCGAACAAATCATTTTCCCTGAGATCTCCTTCGACAAAATCGATGCGATCCGGGGGATGGACGTCACGATTGTGACCAACGCCCGTAACGACGAAGAGGGCAGGGCCCTCCTCCGCGAGATGGGAATGCCGTTCCGCAGCAACTGAGCCCTCTTCGGACCCGACCATGGCCAATCACGACCCAATTTCAGACATGCTCACCCGCATTCGCAATGCGAGTGAGAAGCGCCACGAGACCACCAAGATTCCTGCATCCCGACTGGTGCGTAACGTCGCCAATGTGCTGCAGCAGGAAGGCTTCATTGCCGCAATCACCGAAGAAGGTGAAGGCGTCATGAAGCACTTGGTGCTTGAGCTCAAGTACAGCGGCAAGCATCGCCAGCCCACGATTCGCTCTGTACAGCGAGTCAGCAAGCCAGGCCTGCGCATCTACAAGAACAATCGCCAGCTGCCCAAAGTTTTGGGCGGCCTGGGAGTTGCCATCATCTCTACGTCGAAAGGGGTGATGAGCGACCGCGATGCCCGTAAGCAGGGCGTCGGTGGCGAAGTGCTTTGCTACGTCTACTGAATCTGGGAGATTGATCCATGTCTCGTATTGGTAAAGCGCCGATTCCCCTCCCCGACAAGGTGAGTGTCAGCCTCAATGGCTTGGCAGTCACCGTGAAGGGGCCTAAGGGCGAACTCAGCCGCACCCTGCCCGAAGGGGTGCAGATCTCCCAGGACGGCAACACCCTGGTGGTGAGCCCCAGCAGCGAAACCCGTCGCTCCCGCGAGCGCCACGGTCTCTGCCGCACGCTTGTCGCCAACATGGTGGAAGGCGTCAGCCAGGGATACACCCGCAAGCTGGAAATCATTGGCGTGGGCTACCGCGCCGCCGTCCAAGGCACAAAGCTTGTGGTCTCAGCTGGCTACAGCCACCAAGTGGAGATGGTGCCCCCCGAGGGCGTCACCTTCGCCGTAGAGGGAAACACCACCGTGTTTGTCTCAGGTGCCAACAAGGAATTGGTGGGCAACGAAGCTGCCAAGGTGCGTGCCATTCGTCCACCTGAGCCTTACAAGGGCAAGGGCATCAAGTACGAGGGTGAGCGCATCCTGCGCAAGGCCGGTAAGACCGGTAAGAAATGAGGTCTGCCTGAGCGTCGTTACCCTGTATCGCAATGTCATCCATCTCCCGCAAACAGCAGACCCAGAAGCGTCACCGCCGCCTGCGTCGTCAGCTCACTGGCACGTCCTCCCGCCCCCGGTTGGCCGTGTTCCGCTCCAACAACCACATCTACGCCCAAGTCATCGACGACGACGCCCAGAACACCCTCTGTGCGGCTTCGACCCTCGACAAGGACCTGCGCACCAACCTCGACGCCAGCTCTACCTGTGATGCCTCCGTGGCGGTAGGCGAGCTGGTAGCCAAACGGGCGCTCGCCCAGGGCATCCAGCAGGTGGTCTTCGATCGAGGCGGCAACCTGTACCACGGCCGGGTCAAGGCCCTGGCTGACGCCGCCCGGGAAGCGGGCCTTCAGTTCTGATCCCTGCTCTCACCATGACCGAAACCAACGATCAAGTTCAGTCCAACGACATCCCGGCCGCGTCGGATGTACCTGCTGCTGCCGAAGGCCAGCAGGATCGCCGCGGTGGTCGGGCTGAAGGCCGAGGCGGCGATAGCCGTCGCGGTGGCGGCCGCGGGCGCGACAACCGTCGCGGCCAGGAGCGCGACTCCGAATGGCAGGAGCGGGTGGTGCAAATCCGCCGCGTCTCCAAGACCGTTAAAGGCGGCAAGAAGATGAGCTTCCGGGCCATCGTTGTCGTTGGCAACGAGAAGGGCCAAGTAGGTGTGGGCGTCGGCAAGGCCGGCGACGTGATCGGCGCAGTCCGCAAGGGCGTAGCCGATGGCAAGAAGCACCTGGTCAAGGTGCCCCTAACCCGTCACAGTTCCATCCCCACCCTCAGCAACGGCCGCGACGGTGCCGCCAGCGTGCTGATCCGCCCGGCAGCGCCCGGAACCGGGGTGATTGCGGGCGGCTCGATCCGCACGGTGCTTGAACTGGCCGGCATCAAAAATGTGCTGGCCAAGCGCCTCGGATCCAAGACCCCCCTCAACAATGCCCGCGCTGCGATGGAGGCTTTGGCCGGCCTTCGCACCCACAAGGAGACCGCCAAGGAGCGGGGCATCTCCCTTGAGCAGATCTACTCCTAAGGCCTCGCCATGACGTTAAATCTCCAGTCCCTAAAACCCAACGCTGGCGCCCGGCGCCGCAAGCTCCGCAAGGGTCGCGGCATTGCGGCAGGCCAGGGCGCCAGCTGCGGTTTCGGCATGCGCGGCCAGAAGTCCCGCTCGGGTCGTCCGACCCGTCCTGGCTTCGAAGGTGGCCAAATGCCTCTCTACCGCCGCATCCCCAAGCTCAAGCACTTTGAGCTGGTCAACCAAAAGGAGTTCACGATCATCAACGTGGCCAAGCTCGCCGACTGCAAAGCCGGCAGCACTATCAGCCTCGATTCCCTGGTGAAGGAAGGTCTCGTGACCAGCCCCAAGCATCCCCTCAAGGTGCTTGGCAACGGTGAACTCTCCGTCAAGCTCACCGTGCAGGCCGCCGCATTTACTGCCAGCGCCCGCACCAAGATCGAAGCTGCCGGTGGCAGCTGCGAAGTCATCTGATCGCCTTGCGGGCCTCCGCCCTAAGGTCTGAGCCGTCCAGTCGAGCCCCGGGCACGCCACGGGTCTTGATGGGCGGTTTTTTCATGTCCATCACACGCCGCCATGCTTGTTAGCCGGGGTCGCAACCCAAGTGCCGGGGAAATCCTCAGCCAACTGATCCAGTCGAAGGGACTACGCGACCGGGTGCTAACCACCCTCGGCCTGCTGCTGCTGGTCCGGCTGGGCATCTACATCCCGATGCCAGGCATCGACCGGGTGGCCTTTCAGCAGTTCCTCTCCCAGGGCGGTCAGCTGATCGGGTTCCTGGACATCTTCACTGGGGGCGGCCTATCCACCCTCGGCGTTTTTGCTCTGGGCATCCTGCCTTTCATCAACGCCTCGATCATCATTCAGCTGCTGACCGCAGCCCTGCCCCAACTGGAGGACCTCCAGAAGAATGAGGGCGAGGCCGGTCGGCGCAAGATCGCCCAGATCACCCGCTACGTGGCTCTGGGCTGGGGCATCCTGCAGAGCCTGGTCTTTGCCCTGATCCTGCGGCAATACGCCACAGAGGGCCTATCGGAGCCGGTGTTTGTAATCCAGACGGCCCTCGCCCTGGTGACCGGCTCCATGGTGGTGATGTGGATCAGCGAGGTAATCACCGAGCGGGGCATCGGTCAAGGCGCCTCGCTCGTGATCTTCGTCAACATCGTGGCCACCCTGCCCAAGGCCCTGGGATCAACGATCGAGCTGGCCCAAAGCGGTGACCGCAGCACAGTTGGCGGAATCGTAGTCCTGGTGCTGGTTTTCCTGTTGACGATCGTGGGGATCATCTTTGTACAGGAAGGCAACCGCCGCATCCCAATTGTGAGCGCCAAGCGCCAAGTGGGCGGGGCAGGGGTGCTTGCAGCACGTCAGAGCTACCTGCCGCTGAAGCTCAACGCCGGCGGCGTGATGCCGATCATTTTTGCCTCGGCAGTGGTGTTTCTGCCGCTCACCATTGCCAACCTGACCCGCAACCCTTGGCTGATCAAGTTGGCGGGATACCTCAACCCCAACAGCAGCACCCCCTGGCTGTACGCCTTGGTGTTCTTCGGCCTGATCTGCGGCTTCGGCTTCTTCTACGCCTCACTCACCGTGAACCCGGTGGACATCGCCACCAACCTCAAACGCAGTGGGGTTGCGATCCCTGGCGTGCGGCCCGGCTCTGCCACTGCCAGCTATCTGAGCGGCGTGCAAAACCGACTTACCCTGCTCGGCGGCCTGTTCCTCGGCGCCGTTGCGATCATCCCCTCAGCAGTGGAAGGGGCCACCCAGGTGCGCACCTTCCAGGGGCTCGGGGCCACCTCCCTACTGATTCTTGTGGGCGTTGCGATCGACACAGCCAAACAGGTGCAGACCTACGTGATCTCCCAGCGCTACGAGGGCATGGTGCGGCAGTGACCACCAGCCCCTTGCCTGCGGGCCTCGCAGCCACCCCTTCCTCCAACTCGAAAGTTCAGCGATGAAGCAACGTCTCCTCTTCCTTGGCCCCCCCGGCGCTGGTAAGGGCACCCAAGCCCAGCAACTGGCCGCCGATCGCCAGCTGCTGCACCTCTCTACGGGAGACCTGCTGAGGGCTGAGGTAGCTGCTGGCAGCGATCTGGGCAAGGAAGCCGAGGCGGTGATGGCCCGTGGTGAGCTTGTGAGCGATGCGCTGGTGCTGGCGATCGTGCGTGGCCGACTGGAGGCGCTGGCCGCCAGCGGTGGCGGCGGCTGGTTATTGGATGGCTTCCCCCGCAACCTCGCTCAAGCAGAGGCTCTGGGGCTGTTGCTCGATGAGCTGCAGCAACCGATCGAGCTGGTGGTGCTGATGGAGCTCGACGACGCCGTCTTGATCCAAAGGCTCCTGAGCCGTGGGCGCTCTGACGACAACGAAAGCGTGATTCGCCACCGACTAGACGTCTATCGGGAACAGACCGCACCCCTGATTCACCACTATCAGCAGCTTGACTTGCTCCAATCCATTGAGGCCAATGGCAGCGTCGATGCGATCGCCGAACGGATCGCCGCCCTGCTCGGCTGAATCACTGAAGGGTGTTGACCCGTGTGGTAGGTTGTCGGTTTGCAAATTAGGAGAGCACAACTCCCATGAAGGTGCGTGCCTCGGTCAAGAGAATGTGCGACAAATGCCGGGTGATTCGTCGCCACGGCCGGGTGATGGTGATCTGCACCAACCCCAAGCACAAACAGCGCCAAGGCTGACCAGCCCTAGCCCGCCCCCTTGGGGGCCAGCTGTGCATCATTTCCCCGCTCCGCTCAGGCGGAGCCCCTTGCCCCCTCATCGAATTCCTACGTGGCTCGGATTGCCGGCGTTGATATCCCACGCGAAAAGCGCGTTGAGATTGCCCTCACCTACGTGTATGGCATCGGTCTTACCCGTGCCCAGAAGATTCTGGCCAAATCCGGTGTCAGCCCAGACATCCGGGTAAAAGACCTCAGCGACGCCGACGTACAGAAGTTGCGCGGTGCTGCAGAAACCTTCACCCTCGAAGGCGACCTGCGCCGTCAAGAGGGCATGGCCCTCAAGCGCCTCCAAGACATCGGCTGCGTACGCGGTCGCCGCCATCGCATGGGTCTGCCCGTGCGTGGCCAGCGCACACGCACCAATGCGCGCACCCGGCGTGGTGCTCGCAAAACCGTGGCCGGCAAGAAGAAGTAAGGCCTCCCCTTCCTTCACCTGCTCCCACCCTGCCGCCAACTGCGTAAGCGACCGGCGTCACCAGGGTGCCCCCCGACGTTCCCCTGATCACCTCCTGCACCAGCAGGCCTTTCCGCCATGGCAAAGCCAGCCAAAAAATCCGGCGCCAAGAAAACGAAGCGCAACGTCCCCAACGGCGTTGCCCACATTCAGAGCACCTTCAACAACACGATCGTGTCGATCACTGACACGGCCGGAGAGGTCATCTCCTGGAGTTCGGCCGGGGCCAGCGGCTTCAAAGGAGCCCGTAAGGGCACGCCCTTTGCCGCCCAAACCGCAGCTGAAGCCGCCGCCCGTCGGGCCCTCGAGCAGGGCATGCGCCAGATCGAAGTCCTGGTAAGGGGTCCTGGTTCAGGCCGCGAAACCGCAATCCGAGCCCTACAGGTGGCCGGCCTTGAAATCACCCTGATCCGCGACGTGACTCCCCTTCCCCACAACGGTTGCCGTCGCTCCAAGCGCCGTCGCGTCTGAGTCGTCGTTTCGTTCCTGCCCCCTGGGCTTTCTCCAACCTTTCGACCCTTCAGACCGTGTTGCATTACCAAATCGATCGCATTGAGCATCAGGTCGCGGAAGACCGATCCCAGACCGGCACCTTCCTGATCGGCCCGCTCGATCGCGGCCAGGCCACCACGCTTGGCAATGCCCTGCGACGCGTCCTGATCGGCAGCCTCGAAGGCAGTGCCATCACCGCCGTACGCATTTCCGGAGTCAACCACGAGTACGCCACCGTGCCCGGGGTTCGTGAAGACGTGCTCGACATTCTGCTCAACTGCAAGCAAATCTCCGTTAGCAGCCGCAACCGCGAGCTGGAGATCGGCCGCCTAGTGGTGAATGGACCCGCGACGGTTACCGCCGCGGATCTGCAGTTCTCCTCCCAGGTGCAGGTAATCGATGCAGATCGCCTGATCGCCACCGTGGCTGAAGGCCACAGCCTCGAAATGGAGGTACACGTGGAGCGTGGTGTTGGCTATCGCCCTGTCAATCGCCACAGCGAAGACACCAGCGCCATCGACCTGCTTCAGATCGATGCTGTGTTCAAGCCCGTGCGCCGGGTCAACTACACGGTGGATGAAACCGCCGTTGGCGAAGGTGGATCCGCTCGCGAAAGACTGCGCCTGGAGATAGAAACCAATGGCAGCGTCACACCAGACGACGCCATGGCCCAATCAGCCAACCAGCTGATCGGTCTGTTCCAGCCCCTGGCCAGCTTGACCATGGTGGAAGAGCCCGGCCTAGAGCCCGAGCCCTCCGCCGAGGCCCAAATACCCCTCGAAGAACTCAACCTCTCCGTGCGGGCCTACAACTGCCTGAAGCGCGCCCAGGTCAACTCCGTGTCCGACCTGATGGGCTTCAGCTACGAAGATCTGCTGGAGATCAAAAACTTCGGCTCCAAGTCAGCCGACGAGGTGATCGAAGCGCTGGAGCGCATCGGCATCACCCTGCCCCAGAGCCGCACTAGCGCCTGATCGGCGGCCCCTTTACCGACAGCCTTCTCACCTGAGTCAGCCCTATGAGACACCAGTGCCGAGTCCCCATGTTGGGACGCCCCGCCGACCAACGCAAAGCCATGCTGCGGGGTCTCACCACCCAGCTGATCCGCGAAGGTCGAGTTACCACGACCAAAGCCCGTGCCAAAGCGTTGCGCGATGAAGCTGAGCGCATGATCAGCCTGGCCAAGGACGGCAGCCTGTCTGCCCGTCGCCGCGCCATTGGCTACATCTATGACAAGCAGTTGGTTCATGCCCTGTTTGACAAAGCCCAAGACCGCTATGGCGAGCGCCAAGGTGGCTACACCCGCATCATCCGCACCGTTCCCCGCCGCGGCGACAACGCCGAGATGGCCATCATCGAACTGGTCTAAACCTCTCCCCGTCTGGAGAGATCCCAAACTGCCGCGGTGGCGTAAGCCCACCGCGGTTTTTTAATGGCTGCATGGTGCCCGTGCTGACTCCCGCCCCCGCCCTGCGCCGCATCGCTCTTTGCCTGCAATACGACGGCTCCGCGTACTGCGGCTGGCAGCGGCAACGCAATGCCCACAGCGTGCAGCAGACCCTGGAGCAAGCGATAGCTGGGCTTGACCCCCAGGGACCCAACCGCACCATGGCTGCTGGCCGCACCGATACGGGCGTGCATGCTGCTGCCCAGGTGGCACACTTCGAAGCTGCTGGGCCAATTCCGCCGGAGCGCTGGGCCAAGGCCCTCAATGGTCGGCTACCGGCCACGATTCGCATCCGGGCGGCTGTAGAGGTTGAACCCAGCTGGCACGCCCGCTTTAGCGCTAGCTACCGGCGGTATCGCTACACGATCTACAACGCCCGCACCCCCAACCTGTTCCTGGCCCCCTGGAGCTGGCACCGCTATCAGCGCCGGCTAGATGAACAAGCCATGGGCCAGGTCCTGGAGGCCATGCTGGGCGAACACGACTTTTCTGCCTTTCAACGAGCGGGCAGCAGCCGCGCCCACGGCCGAACCACCCTTCAGGAGGTGCGTTTGGAGCGCCAGGGTGACCTGATCAGCGTCGAGTTGCAAGCCAGCGGTTTTCTGTACGGCATGGTGCGTCTGGTGCTGAGCCAACTCGTGGCGGTTGGCGAGGGGCGGCTCAGCGGCGCCGACTTCGAGCGCCGCTGGCGCGAGTGCCAGCGCGTTGAAGTGAAAGAGGCAGCACCACCTCAGGGCCTCTGCCTGCTGCGGGTGGGGTACCCCAAACCAGTATTCCCTCAAGCAGCCTGGTATGATTGCCAACCGCGGTATCAGCTCGAGATTTCCGATTCTCCGGATCTCTAACCTGGTTTAGCCCAGCCTTTCGTCAGTTCAGCGCAGCTACCTCCTGGGGGCGCGCCGGCCAGGCGGTAAGGTCACTGAATCCGGGCGTTGGGTTTCCAACGACCAGCTGTCCTGCCCCACTTCCGGCCTGCCGGTGCCTGATCAGGCGAAATGAACAAGACCCCCCTGCCCTCCATTGATTCCCTCGACCGCCAGTGGTATCTGGTGGATGCAGAGAATCAGACCCTCGGTCGCCTGGCGAGCGAAGTGGCCCAAGTGCTGCGCGGCAAGAACAAGCCCTGCTACACCCCCCACCTCGACACAGGCGACTTTGTCATCGTCATCAACGCCGATAAGGTGAAGGTGAGCGGTAACAAGTCGACCCAGAAGATTTACCGCCGCCACTCTGGCCGGCCCGGTGGCATGAAGACTGAAACCTTCGCCCACCTGCAAGCCCGGATCCCTGAGCGGATCGTGGAGAAGGCCATCAAAGGCATGCTTCCCCACAACGCCCTAGGTCGCCAGCTGTTCCGCAAGCTGAAGGTTTACAAGGGTACCGAGCATCCCCACGCTGCCCAACAACCCCAAGCCCTAGCCCTCGATCCCGCCACTGCCGCCCAATGAGCACTAACAAAGTCGTCTATTGGGGCACGGGTCGTCGTAAGACGGCAGTTGCCCGAGTGCGTGTGGTTCCTGGGAACGGCACCGTAACCATCAATGGTCGCCCTGGCGACAACTATCTCAACTACAACCCCGTTTATCTCGCAGCGGTCAAAGCTCCTTTGCAGACTCTCGGTCTGGCAACTGACTACGACCTGCTGGTGAATGTGCGTGGTGGTGGGCTTACCGGCCAAGCCGACGCCATTAAGCAGGGTGCAGCTCGTGCCCTTTGTGAATTGTCCCCAGACAACCGCAAGCCCCTTAAAACCGAAGGCCACCTCAGCCGCGACCCTCGCGCTAAGGAGCGTCGCAAGTACGGCCTGAAGAAAGCCCGTAAGGCACCTCAGTTCTCCAAGCGCTGATTTCTTCCCCCCGCCATCAGCTCCTTCCCCGTCATGCCCAAGGCCGAAATTCATCCCACCTGGTATCCCGATGCCAAGGTGATTTGCAACGGAGAGGTGGTTATGACCACCGGTTCCACCTCTCCCGAACTCCACGTAGATGTGTGGAGTGGCAACCACCCCTTCTATACCGGCACCCAAAAGATTCTCGACACCGAGGGCCGTGTAGACCGCTTCATGCGCAAGTACGGCATGGGTGGAGCAGATTCCCTCTCCAACGCCGCTGCCAAGCAGGAACCCAAGGCTGGAGCCTCGGCCGAAGCTGCAAGCCAAGTTGAGACCGAGGCCCCCGCTGCGGCCGAAGCCTGATCTCTGCAGGCCTGATTGAACCCCCCAGCCGGGTGCTTACGGGCACCCGGCTTTGTGTTGTCTGGTGCCCATGCGGGCTCCTCCTACCTCGCTGATGGATCCTTCCCTGCTGCATGAGCGCCTGGAGACGGCCCGCCGCACCTTCGAGACCCTGGAACGCCAGTTGGCAGATCCTGCTGTAGCGGCTAATCCCAGCCAGATGCAGGCCATCGCCAGAGAGAGAGCTCGCCTTGAGCCCTTGGTGCAGGACCACCTGAGCCTGCAAAAACTGCAGCAGGAAGAGCGCGAAGCTCGCGCCCTGCTGAAAGAACATCGGGGCGACCTCGCCATGGAGGAACTGGTCACCGAGGAGCTGGCAACCTTGGCGGAAGCCACGGCCAGCCTGCTCGACAAGCTCACGGTGGCCCTGCTGCCCCGAGACCCCCGCGACGAGCGCAGCGTGATGTTGGAGATCCGCGCCGGCGCCGGTGGCGATGAAGCGGCGATCTGGGCCGGCGATCTAGCCCGGATGTATGAGCGCTACGCCCAAGGGGTGGGCTGGCGGGTGGAACCTGTGAGCGCCTCCGAAGCCGAGCTCGGGGGCTACAAAGAACTAATCCTCGCCATCAAGGGGGATGGGGTTTTCAGCCAGCTGAAGTTCGAGGCCGGGGTGCATCGGGTGCAACGGGTGCCGGCCACCGAGTCCCAAGGCCGAGTGCACACCTCAACCGCCACGGTCGCCGTGATGCCGGAGGCCGATCCCGTGGAGGTTCAGATCGAACCCGGCGACATCGAAATCAGTACCGCCC comes from Cyanobium sp. Tous-M-B4 and encodes:
- the secY gene encoding preprotein translocase subunit SecY: MLVSRGRNPSAGEILSQLIQSKGLRDRVLTTLGLLLLVRLGIYIPMPGIDRVAFQQFLSQGGQLIGFLDIFTGGGLSTLGVFALGILPFINASIIIQLLTAALPQLEDLQKNEGEAGRRKIAQITRYVALGWGILQSLVFALILRQYATEGLSEPVFVIQTALALVTGSMVVMWISEVITERGIGQGASLVIFVNIVATLPKALGSTIELAQSGDRSTVGGIVVLVLVFLLTIVGIIFVQEGNRRIPIVSAKRQVGGAGVLAARQSYLPLKLNAGGVMPIIFASAVVFLPLTIANLTRNPWLIKLAGYLNPNSSTPWLYALVFFGLICGFGFFYASLTVNPVDIATNLKRSGVAIPGVRPGSATASYLSGVQNRLTLLGGLFLGAVAIIPSAVEGATQVRTFQGLGATSLLILVGVAIDTAKQVQTYVISQRYEGMVRQ
- a CDS encoding adenylate kinase, coding for MKQRLLFLGPPGAGKGTQAQQLAADRQLLHLSTGDLLRAEVAAGSDLGKEAEAVMARGELVSDALVLAIVRGRLEALAASGGGGWLLDGFPRNLAQAEALGLLLDELQQPIELVVLMELDDAVLIQRLLSRGRSDDNESVIRHRLDVYREQTAPLIHHYQQLDLLQSIEANGSVDAIAERIAALLG
- the rpmJ gene encoding 50S ribosomal protein L36; its protein translation is MKVRASVKRMCDKCRVIRRHGRVMVICTNPKHKQRQG
- the rpsM gene encoding 30S ribosomal protein S13, producing MARIAGVDIPREKRVEIALTYVYGIGLTRAQKILAKSGVSPDIRVKDLSDADVQKLRGAAETFTLEGDLRRQEGMALKRLQDIGCVRGRRHRMGLPVRGQRTRTNARTRRGARKTVAGKKK
- the rpsK gene encoding 30S ribosomal protein S11, with the protein product MAKPAKKSGAKKTKRNVPNGVAHIQSTFNNTIVSITDTAGEVISWSSAGASGFKGARKGTPFAAQTAAEAAARRALEQGMRQIEVLVRGPGSGRETAIRALQVAGLEITLIRDVTPLPHNGCRRSKRRRV
- a CDS encoding DNA-directed RNA polymerase subunit alpha, which produces MLHYQIDRIEHQVAEDRSQTGTFLIGPLDRGQATTLGNALRRVLIGSLEGSAITAVRISGVNHEYATVPGVREDVLDILLNCKQISVSSRNRELEIGRLVVNGPATVTAADLQFSSQVQVIDADRLIATVAEGHSLEMEVHVERGVGYRPVNRHSEDTSAIDLLQIDAVFKPVRRVNYTVDETAVGEGGSARERLRLEIETNGSVTPDDAMAQSANQLIGLFQPLASLTMVEEPGLEPEPSAEAQIPLEELNLSVRAYNCLKRAQVNSVSDLMGFSYEDLLEIKNFGSKSADEVIEALERIGITLPQSRTSA
- the rplQ gene encoding 50S ribosomal protein L17, giving the protein MRHQCRVPMLGRPADQRKAMLRGLTTQLIREGRVTTTKARAKALRDEAERMISLAKDGSLSARRRAIGYIYDKQLVHALFDKAQDRYGERQGGYTRIIRTVPRRGDNAEMAIIELV
- the truA gene encoding tRNA pseudouridine(38-40) synthase TruA encodes the protein MLTPAPALRRIALCLQYDGSAYCGWQRQRNAHSVQQTLEQAIAGLDPQGPNRTMAAGRTDTGVHAAAQVAHFEAAGPIPPERWAKALNGRLPATIRIRAAVEVEPSWHARFSASYRRYRYTIYNARTPNLFLAPWSWHRYQRRLDEQAMGQVLEAMLGEHDFSAFQRAGSSRAHGRTTLQEVRLERQGDLISVELQASGFLYGMVRLVLSQLVAVGEGRLSGADFERRWRECQRVEVKEAAPPQGLCLLRVGYPKPVFPQAAWYDCQPRYQLEISDSPDL
- the rplM gene encoding 50S ribosomal protein L13; amino-acid sequence: MNKTPLPSIDSLDRQWYLVDAENQTLGRLASEVAQVLRGKNKPCYTPHLDTGDFVIVINADKVKVSGNKSTQKIYRRHSGRPGGMKTETFAHLQARIPERIVEKAIKGMLPHNALGRQLFRKLKVYKGTEHPHAAQQPQALALDPATAAQ
- the rpsI gene encoding 30S ribosomal protein S9 — its product is MSTNKVVYWGTGRRKTAVARVRVVPGNGTVTINGRPGDNYLNYNPVYLAAVKAPLQTLGLATDYDLLVNVRGGGLTGQADAIKQGAARALCELSPDNRKPLKTEGHLSRDPRAKERRKYGLKKARKAPQFSKR
- the rpmE gene encoding 50S ribosomal protein L31, yielding MPKAEIHPTWYPDAKVICNGEVVMTTGSTSPELHVDVWSGNHPFYTGTQKILDTEGRVDRFMRKYGMGGADSLSNAAAKQEPKAGASAEAASQVETEAPAAAEA